Genomic DNA from Desulfuromonas versatilis:
GGCTGGCTGCACCTGGTGGCGGACCGCCGCGCGGAGACCCTATACAGCCGCTTGGCGGATCTGGCCCCGCAACGCCTGCTGTTGGGTTAGGGACTTGCCACGTCGCGCCCCTAACCGCTGAAGAACATGCCGGCAATGGCCGCGTTCAGAAGATTGGCCAGAGTGGCGGCAAAAAGGGCACGCAGCCCGAGTCGTGCCACCTCGCTGCGGCGCTCGGGGGCGAACTCGCCCAAGGTACCGATCTGGATGGCGATGGAAGAGAAGTTTGCGAAGCCGGTCATGGCGAAGCAGGCAAGCATCAACCCCTTGGGTGAGAGAGTCTCAGCCGGCAGGGCGCTGAAACCGATTACTTCGTTGAAGGCTGTTTTGGCGCCCACCAGCCGGGCGAAAGCGCCAACGTCCGCTGCCGGTACCCCAACGATCCAGGCGGCCGGGGCGAAGACGACCTGCAGAATCCCCTCGAGGTTCGCCCGCTCCCCGCTCCCCGCCGCGATCACCCCGTCTAGAAGGTGAATCAGGGAGATGAAGGCAAGGAGCATCACCGTCACCCCGACCACCGCCTTCCACCCCTCCATTGCGCCGCGAGCCACCGCGTCAAGGACGTTCACCCCATGCTCCTCATCGATCGGTGCCGTTTCCTGATCCCCCCTGAGATCAGTCTCCGGTTCCAGGAGCTTGGCGAAGACGATCGCCGCCGGGGCCGCCATGATGCTGGCGGCCAGAACGTATTCGATGCGTGCGCCCATCCCGGCATAGGCGATCAGCAGGCCCGAGCCGACCGTCGCCATGCCGCCGGTCATGGTGAGAAAGAGCTGGGACTCGCTCATCGAGCGGATGTAGGGGGCCACGGTCAGCGGCGCTTGGGTCTGCCCGAGAAAGACGTTGCTCGCCGTCACCACCGCCTCGACGCTGCTGATCCCGAACAGACGCGTGAAGAGCCCGGCCATTCCGCCAACGATGCGCTGCATGATCCGATAGTAGTAAAGGACCTTGATCAGGGCGGCGAAAAAGACGATGGGGATCAGGGCGTCGAGGACGAAGGCGTAAGGCCAGCCGGAAAAGTTCTCCACCTGGGTGAAGCCGGTGTAGAGCGGGCCGAAGACGAACCGCGTCCCCTCCGAGGCGTAGATAATGATTTTGGCCAGGCCGCCGCCGATCTGCTCGAAGAAAGCCCGCCCCGGCGCCGTGCGCAGGACCAGGAAGGCGAAGAGCACGTTCAGCAGCAGGCCGTAGCCGACGGGCTTCCAGCGGATGGCGCGGCGGTTCCCGGAAAAAAGGACGGCCAGGGCGACCAGCGCC
This window encodes:
- a CDS encoding NupC/NupG family nucleoside CNT transporter, which codes for MEQIIRGGLGIAALVALAVLFSGNRRAIRWKPVGYGLLLNVLFAFLVLRTAPGRAFFEQIGGGLAKIIIYASEGTRFVFGPLYTGFTQVENFSGWPYAFVLDALIPIVFFAALIKVLYYYRIMQRIVGGMAGLFTRLFGISSVEAVVTASNVFLGQTQAPLTVAPYIRSMSESQLFLTMTGGMATVGSGLLIAYAGMGARIEYVLAASIMAAPAAIVFAKLLEPETDLRGDQETAPIDEEHGVNVLDAVARGAMEGWKAVVGVTVMLLAFISLIHLLDGVIAAGSGERANLEGILQVVFAPAAWIVGVPAADVGAFARLVGAKTAFNEVIGFSALPAETLSPKGLMLACFAMTGFANFSSIAIQIGTLGEFAPERRSEVARLGLRALFAATLANLLNAAIAGMFFSG